The following proteins are co-located in the Hevea brasiliensis isolate MT/VB/25A 57/8 chromosome 11, ASM3005281v1, whole genome shotgun sequence genome:
- the LOC110672176 gene encoding putative leucine-rich repeat receptor-like serine/threonine-protein kinase At2g24130, producing the protein MANPHTLLLFALLLFLVACPSHQQQKQQKMNTIDLTALAAIKDSLTGIPGSNFFSTWDFASQDPCSTFSGITCSLNRVTSLTLGTGLSDSPGLAGSLSPSLSNLTELTQLVLYPGLVTGPIPPQLGGLRSLRVISLTNNRLTGPIPSSLSSLPNLHTLDLSYNQLTGSIPPGLFTGLSELKVVIMAWNSLSGELPRRMSTPLLHLDLKSNRLGGILPLEMPSSLHYLSVSRNNMWGPLNGLGSLSELVYLDLSMNQFNGPIPSSVFRPSLASLLLQRNNLSGGVPSRLVDPSSSYGEGSIVDLSHNLLSGELSPVLAGVESLFLNNNYWVGRVPMEYVDSFYRGRTKTLYLQHNYISEFPLEPGLALPDTASLCLSYNCMVPPVRLTACPASAGVQLPRPEAQCVAFNHMH; encoded by the coding sequence ATGGCCAACCCACACACTCTCCTGCTGTTTGCGCTACTGCTTTTTCTCGTTGCATGTCCATCGCATCAGCAACAAAAACAGCAGAAAATGAACACCATTGATCTTACAGCACTCGCAGCCATAAAGGACAGCCTCACAGGCATTCCAGGCTCAAATTTTTTTTCCACCTGGGACTTTGCATCCCAAGATCCCTGCTCCACCTTCTCTGGTATCACTTGTTCTCTCAACCGAGTTACTTCTCTCACTCTCGGCACCGGCCTCTCTGACTCACCGGGACTTGCTGGCTCACTCTCCCCTTCCCTTTCCAACCTTACTGAGTtaacccaactagtcctttaccCGGGCCTCGTTACTGGCCCCATCCCTCCCCAACTGGGTGGACTCAGGAGCCTGCGGGTCATCTCATTAACGAACAACCGCTTAACCGGTCCGATACCTAGCTCACTATCATCGCTTCCCAATTTGCACACGCTCGATCTAAGTTACAACCAACTCACGGGGTCAATACCACCTGGTCTTTTCACAGGTTTGAGCGAGTTGAAAGTGGTTATCATGGCCTGGAATTCCTTGTCCGGAGAGTTACCGAGAAGGATGTCAACTCCATTGCTGCATTTGGATTTGAAAAGCAATAGGTTAGGAGGGATATTGCCGTTGGAGATGCCCTCGTCGCTCCATTATCTGTCGGTGTCAAGAAACAATATGTGGGGCCCACTCAACGGCCTAGGGTCGCTCTCAGAATTAGTGTACCTCGACCTAAGCATGAACCAATTCAATGGGCCCATCCCTTCCTCCGTGTTCCGCCCCTCACTCGCTTCACTGTTGCTGCAACGGAACAATTTATCCGGTGGGGTCCCATCTCGCCTTGTGGACCCATCGTCATCTTACGGTGAAGGATCCATCGTGGACTTGAGCCACAACTTACTGAGCGGAGAATTGTCTCCCGTTCTGGCTGGGGTGGAGAGTTTATTCTTGAATAACAACTATTGGGTGGGGAGAGTGCCCATGGAATACGTGGACAGCTTCTATCGTGGCAGGACCAAAACATTGTACTTGCAACATAATTATATATCAGAGTTTCCGTTGGAACCTGGGTTGGCATTACCTGATACGGCGTCGTTGTGCTTGTCTTACAATTGCATGGTTCCGCCAGTACGGCTCACGGCATGCCCCGCTAGTGCCGGCGTGCAGCTCCCCAGGCCAGAGGCGCAGTGCGTGGCATTCAACCATATGCATTAA